A single window of Nicotiana sylvestris chromosome 5, ASM39365v2, whole genome shotgun sequence DNA harbors:
- the LOC138868202 gene encoding 5-epi-aristolochene synthase 3, translating into MASAAVANYEEEIVRPVADFSPSLWGDQFLSFSIDNQVAEKYAQEIEALKEQTRSMLLATGRKLADTLNLIDTIERLGISYHFEKEIDDILDQIYNQNSNCNDLCTSALQFRLLRQHGFNISPEIFSKFQDENGKFKESLASDVLGLLNLYEASHVRTHADDILEDALAFSTIHLESAVPHLKSPLREQVTHALEQCLHKGVPRVETRFFISSIYEKEQSKNDVLLRFAKLDYNLLQMLHKQELAEVSRWWKDLDFVTTLPYARDRVVECYFWALGVYFEPQYSQARVILVKTISMISIVDDTFDAYGTVKELEAYTDAIQRWDINEIDRLPDYMKISYKAILDLYTDYEKELSSAGRSHIVCHAIERMKEVVRNYNVESTWFIEGYMPPVSEYLSNALATTTYYYLATTSYLGMKSVTEQDFEWLSKNPKILEASVIICRVIDDTATYEVEKSRGQIATGIECCMRDYGISTKDAMAKFQGMAEAAWKDINEGFLRPTPVSTEILSRILNLARIVEVTYIHNLDGYTHPEKVLKPHIIALLVDSIEV; encoded by the exons ATGGCCTCAGCAGCAGTAGCCAACTATGAAGAAGAGATTGTTCGCCCCGTCGCCGACTTCTCCCCTAGTTTGTGGGGTGATCAGTTCCTTTCATTCTCCATTGACAATCAG GTTGCTGAAAAGTATGCTCAAGAGATTGAAGCATTGAAGGAACAGACAAGGAGTATGTTGTTAGCAACAGGAAGAAAATTGGCTGACACATTGAATTTGATAGACACTATTGAACGCCTTGGCATATCCTACCACTTTGAGAAAgaaattgatgatattttggatCAGATTTACAACCAAAACTCAAACTGCAACGATTTGTGCACTTCTGCACTTCAATTTCGATTGCTCAGGCAACATGGTTTCAACATCTCTCCTG AAATTTTCAGCAAATTCCAAGACGAAAATGGCAAATTCAAGGAATCTCTTGCTAGTGATGTCTTAGGATTATTGAACTTGTATGAAGCTTCACATGTAAGGACTCATGCTGACGATATCTTAGAAGACGCACTTGCTTTCTCCACTATCCATCTTGAATCTGCAGTTCCACATTTGAAATCTCCGCTTAGGGAGCAAGTGACACATGCCCTTGAGCAATGTTTGCACAAGGGCGTTCCTAGAGTCGAGACCCGATTTTTCATCTCATCAATCTATGAGAAGGAACAATCAAAAAATGATGTGTTACTTCGATTTGCCAAATTGGATTACAACTTGCTCCAAATGTTGCACAAACAAGAACTTGCCGAAGTATCAAG GTGGTGGAAAGATTTGGATTTCGTAACAACACTTCCATATGCTAGAGATCGAGTGGTTGAATGCTACTTTTGGGCATTAGGAGTTTATTTTGAGCCTCAATACTCTCAAGCTCGCGTCATACTCGTTAAGACCATATCAATGATTTCGATTGTCGATGACACCTTTGATGCTTATGGTACAGTTAAAGAACTTGAGGCATACACAGATGCCATACAAAG ATGGGATATCAACGAAATTGATCGGCTTCCTGATTACATGAAAATCAGTTATAAAGCTATTCTAGATCTTTACACGGATTATGAAAAGGAATTGTCTAGTGCTGGAAGATCTCATATTGTCTGCCATGCAATAGAAAGG ATGAAAGAAGTAGTAAGAAATTATAATGTCGAGTCAACATGGTTTATTGAAGGATATATGCCACCTGTTTCTGAATACCTAAGCAATGCACTAGCAACTACTACATATTACTACCTCGCGACAACATCGTATTTGGGCATGAAGTCCGTTACGGAGCAGGATTTTGAGTGGTTGTCAAAGAATCCTAAAATTCTTGAAGCTAGTGTGATAATATGCCGAGTTATTGATGATACAGCCACGTATGAG GTTGAGAAAAGTAGGGGACAAATTGCAACAGGAATTGAGTGCTGCATGAGAGATTATGGCATATCAACAAAAGATGCAATGGCTAAATTTCAAGGAATGGCTGAAGCAGCATGGAAGGATATTAATGAAGGATTTCTTAGGCCCACTCCTGTATCTACGGAGATTTTATCTCGTATTCTAAATCTTGCTCGTATTGTTGAGGTTACATATATACACAATCTAGATGGATATACTCATCCGGAGAAAGTCTTGAAACCTCACATTATTGCCCTGCTTGTGGACTCCATCGAAGTTTGA